The region GTGTCCATGGTAACAGATGCAGTACCTGAACTGATGAGTAAAAGAGAAGGGAGACTGCTCTCACTGGGCCTGAGAGCGAGggtatgtatttaaaatgtttaaatcaatcATGTTTAGAAAGAGAACcatcaaataaaacactcaAGAAAGGGTgtcatgtacatttttttaattgtgaatTAAATTCTTCTCTAGACAACTCTGGAGCTGTTGCGTTCTGAACACCCTGAAGATCTCAAGGCTGTTGAGAGCCACCTCAACCGGATCCGATCCTCTTGCATTGAGGAGGTGAGtgttttaattgatttgttgAAGAACTCAAATGATTAGTCAGCTCATACAGTAATTGTGCGTTTGATTAAATGTTATAGCAAACATGCCAAAACATTAACTGGTTCCAACTTTTCAAATAtcaggatttgctgcttttttttgtcacatatgatggtgaattattttttctcatgtaAACCAATGTCCGTGCTATCACGCGGTTTGATTAAACAGAATGAATAACCATTTTTGGAAACAAGGGCCCTCAAAGCTGACCCATCTCATTACACATATCTTCTTCAAAAATACACTTAACATTATGGTTTTCTGATCATTGGCAAGCTAACAAACAAGGTTATCCACAATttcaagtacctcaaaatggTGTTACAAGAGTTGTCCCAGTACTTTTGTTCTTCTAACTGAATCTTTCTGATTTGGAATTTGCACTCTAGTGGGTGAAGCTCAGCAAAAAGGTACAATTAATTTAGAGTCTGTTTGGTCCTGAAAAGGGCATTGTAAACTAACTCTAGCTGCCAGACCACAAAACGTCACATCACATGATCCTTTGCCATGAGCAGTTGCAAAGAAGTTACAACATGCTTCCAAGCTGAGGCATCGGTTTTCGACTTTGTACTGCGCTGCACAACTATCTAAGAAGTAGAACACCTCTCCTGACGGGGACTTTTCCTGGCTTTCTTTCAAGGAACTATATGACATGTCTTTAAAACAGATGGACTTGCAGTGGTGCCCTGGGTCAGGCGTCGGAAATAGTTGATAACCTTTTTTGTTAGCTTCCAGATGATAAGAAAATCATACTgctatgtttatttttgaagaaGATTTGTGTCTTTTGGTTGAGAGGTCGGCCAatattatactatacaactTTGAGGATCCCTGTCACCTGAATGGTTGGCAAGTCTTGTTAATCAAACCCAGTCTAACACTCTCATAAAGGGTAACATTAAGGAAAAATGGGTGTGGACAGAAAGTGATTGATTTCTGACAGAATGATCAAAAACAATCAATTAGAAGACATTGAAAattgttttgtgcatttttcacttttttcctgATGTTTTTTTGATTAAACAAAACGATAAACGAATTAATCATAACGAAGATAATGTCCGCCCTAGTTGGTTGTCTCATATTTTCTTCATATTAACTTTGCCTATAATTATCTGtctgtggtgttttgttttctaaccCAGACCAATGATCCTGTAATTGAGGCACCAGAGGCGAACTTTATGAAGCTGGTGCAAGGCCTCATTgaagacactgatggcagagagCACTTCCTCAaggtaaaaatgaataaaagctttcattttttcagctttaaataaCATGATCTGCCAGAACTCAAATGTTataaatccatttatttatcaCAGTTTTACCCAACAGAATTTGAAAAATCAAATGTTGATATTGCCATTCTGATCATAAAGGATATTTCCGTGTGCTGAAggtgtctggttgtttttttccatctgacAGAATGTGTTTCCAGTGGAGTATGGCCCTGACTTCGATACAGCACTGGAGACTCTGGTTTGTGAATTCTTCACCagactggaggagctgctgccaATTCCAGATTTCAAACAGGTACAAAGAGGATTTCTGAAGGATTAGTaaataaagtcaataaaatTAGGAGACCTTTCAACTTgaaattcaaaaataattttttcATGCTTCTCTTTATACAGACCGCGTCCTGGATCAGTGCTGCCCCCTCTGTCCTAGAGGAATACATGCAGTGTGTCTCAAATGGAGATGACCTTAAATTTCTTCTCCAAAGCAAACAGTGCCACGGGAAATTGGCCAAGTGTAGTGTTGGTATGTGCACGTTtgttataaaaagaaaaactcatcaTGTATTAGCTGAAGAAGAAGTGAGACTGTTTCTATTAACACTTTTTCTCCTCATATTTTCCCTGCAGCTCCGTTTCAGTCGGATGATCTTCTcattccctctctgtctctccctccatcgCTGGAAGTCGCCATCGCGTCCCACCAGAGTGCTTGTGACGACGAGAATAACGACGTCCCTCAGATTGTCATGTTCGACGAAGAGCTGTCCACGAACCCTTCCACCTCAACTGACTTTCCCGAATCACCAAAGAGGGCCGATATCTCGTCGTCTCCTCGCAGGGGGCAGCAGTCGGGGACGCATAAATGCTCCGAGTGTGACAAATGCTTCAAGCACCACTCTGTCCTCATCGAACACCAGAGAGTCCACAGCGGGCTACAGCCTTACAACTGCTCCGAGTGTGGGAGGGCTTTTAGAACGGCCACTCTTCTGGCTGGCCACAGGCTACGGAAATGCAAAAATGCAGCGTATCTGTGCATTAAATGTGGGAACAGTTTTCCAACCTCACTGGACAAATTCAGGCACCACTGCCCAAAACGTGGCCGTAACTACAACTGTGGGCACTGCGGGAAAAGTTTTCAAAAGTCTAGCAGCTTAAAAGAGCACCTGCTCACTCACGTCCAAAGCCGCCTCTTCAAGTGCAGCCATTGTGGGGTAGGTTTTTCAGGGATTGGTGACTTGAAGTATCATCAGCAGGTAGATCATGACAAGCCTTATCAGTGTAAGCAGTGTGGGAAGAGCTTTATCTCCTCTAAGTGTCTGACCAAACATCAACATCGACACGAAGAGGTTGGCGACATGGAGACGGCCAAGTTAATGAGCAGAGGTAAACATAGGAAGAGTGGCTCAGCTCATCGGAATTCCTTGGCGTCTATGTCCTCCAGAAAAACATCTGTCAAAGCAGCCTACCCACGAGGACGGGTCACACATAATTGTCCACTGTGTGGAAGGAGCTTTAAGTATCGTTTTGAGTTTCTCGAGCACCAGAGGTTCCACACCGCGGTGAAGCCTTACAAATGCTCTCAGTGCGGTAAAGCCTTCCGCACGGAGGCTCACCTCTCCAGgcacaggaagaggaagtgtaAAAATGCCTCCCACATTTGCACAAAGTGCGGGTGTCAGTTCAGGTCTCTACACGAGCGGGTGAGACATCAGTGTGTCCAGCTGCTGACAAAATACGAGTGTTCTCATTGTGGAAAGACTTTCAAGATGGCCCACCTGCTGAGGAACCATCAGATGAGCGACCACCAGCTCCCCTACAGTCCCAACCATCGCTTCAGGTGCAGATACTGTGATGAGACGTTCCCTGGCATCAGCGAGCTGAAGTACCACCAGAGAGTCGACCACGAGAAACCCTATCAGTGTCAAGAGTGCGGCAAGTGTTTCCTGTCCGAAAAATGCCTGGCCAACCACGAGCTGCGCCACAACGACGACAGGCCAGAAAGCTGCCTGGTCTGCGGCCGCGGCTTCCGGAACCGCTACGACCTGAAGCAGCACATGCGCACGCACACGGGAGAGCGGCCTTACCAGTGCACTCACTGTTCGCAGTGTTTCTCCACAGCGGGGGGACTGCGGAGTCACACCAGGGTTCACACCGGCGAGAAGCCGCACGTTTGCCCCGATTGCGGTAAGGCGTTCTCCCAGATGGGGGCGATGCGCACACACAGGCTCACCCACACGGGAGAGAGGCCATTCAAGTGCACGGTGTGTGGCAAAGGTTTTACTATGGCACACAAGGTGACCGTGCACATGCGCGTGCACACAGGGGAGCGGCCGTACGTGTGCACTCAGTGCGGGAAAGCCTTCTCAGACGGAAGTGTGCTGAAACAGCACATGCTGAACCACTCAGGGGTGAGACCGTACCACTGCCAGATCTGTCCCAAGACCTACACCTGTCTGAACCACCTGAGGAGGCACCTGAAGAGCCACTCTAACATGAACTGAGTCAGGCTTGAGGGCGATCTGGAGCAGAACGTTTTACACACATATTGACACCCTGCGTTTGGCAGTTAGGCTACAATTGCACCGGACCAACTGAACGAAGCAATA is a window of Anoplopoma fimbria isolate UVic2021 breed Golden Eagle Sablefish chromosome 3, Afim_UVic_2022, whole genome shotgun sequence DNA encoding:
- the LOC129088979 gene encoding zinc finger protein 420-like isoform X1, coding for MRLANTLTEKFSVPLSSLALLVPPLRLMSAVMWEVVRQRNIKHYGKLEEFVSMVTDAVPELMSKREGRLLSLGLRARTTLELLRSEHPEDLKAVESHLNRIRSSCIEETNDPVIEAPEANFMKLVQGLIEDTDGREHFLKNVFPVEYGPDFDTALETLVCEFFTRLEELLPIPDFKQTASWISAAPSVLEEYMQCVSNGDDLKFLLQSKQCHGKLAKCSVAPFQSDDLLIPSLSLPPSLEVAIASHQSACDDENNDVPQIVMFDEELSTNPSTSTDFPESPKRADISSSPRRGQQSGTHKCSECDKCFKHHSVLIEHQRVHSGLQPYNCSECGRAFRTATLLAGHRLRKCKNAAYLCIKCGNSFPTSLDKFRHHCPKRGRNYNCGHCGKSFQKSSSLKEHLLTHVQSRLFKCSHCGVGFSGIGDLKYHQQVDHDKPYQCKQCGKSFISSKCLTKHQHRHEEVGDMETAKLMSRGKHRKSGSAHRNSLASMSSRKTSVKAAYPRGRVTHNCPLCGRSFKYRFEFLEHQRFHTAVKPYKCSQCGKAFRTEAHLSRHRKRKCKNASHICTKCGCQFRSLHERVRHQCVQLLTKYECSHCGKTFKMAHLLRNHQMSDHQLPYSPNHRFRCRYCDETFPGISELKYHQRVDHEKPYQCQECGKCFLSEKCLANHELRHNDDRPESCLVCGRGFRNRYDLKQHMRTHTGERPYQCTHCSQCFSTAGGLRSHTRVHTGEKPHVCPDCGKAFSQMGAMRTHRLTHTGERPFKCTVCGKGFTMAHKVTVHMRVHTGERPYVCTQCGKAFSDGSVLKQHMLNHSGVRPYHCQICPKTYTCLNHLRRHLKSHSNMN
- the LOC129088979 gene encoding zinc finger protein 420-like isoform X2 → MNDTEFSVPLSSLALLVPPLRLMSAVMWEVVRQRNIKHYGKLEEFVSMVTDAVPELMSKREGRLLSLGLRARTTLELLRSEHPEDLKAVESHLNRIRSSCIEETNDPVIEAPEANFMKLVQGLIEDTDGREHFLKNVFPVEYGPDFDTALETLVCEFFTRLEELLPIPDFKQTASWISAAPSVLEEYMQCVSNGDDLKFLLQSKQCHGKLAKCSVAPFQSDDLLIPSLSLPPSLEVAIASHQSACDDENNDVPQIVMFDEELSTNPSTSTDFPESPKRADISSSPRRGQQSGTHKCSECDKCFKHHSVLIEHQRVHSGLQPYNCSECGRAFRTATLLAGHRLRKCKNAAYLCIKCGNSFPTSLDKFRHHCPKRGRNYNCGHCGKSFQKSSSLKEHLLTHVQSRLFKCSHCGVGFSGIGDLKYHQQVDHDKPYQCKQCGKSFISSKCLTKHQHRHEEVGDMETAKLMSRGKHRKSGSAHRNSLASMSSRKTSVKAAYPRGRVTHNCPLCGRSFKYRFEFLEHQRFHTAVKPYKCSQCGKAFRTEAHLSRHRKRKCKNASHICTKCGCQFRSLHERVRHQCVQLLTKYECSHCGKTFKMAHLLRNHQMSDHQLPYSPNHRFRCRYCDETFPGISELKYHQRVDHEKPYQCQECGKCFLSEKCLANHELRHNDDRPESCLVCGRGFRNRYDLKQHMRTHTGERPYQCTHCSQCFSTAGGLRSHTRVHTGEKPHVCPDCGKAFSQMGAMRTHRLTHTGERPFKCTVCGKGFTMAHKVTVHMRVHTGERPYVCTQCGKAFSDGSVLKQHMLNHSGVRPYHCQICPKTYTCLNHLRRHLKSHSNMN